The following proteins are co-located in the Pyrobaculum calidifontis JCM 11548 genome:
- a CDS encoding PaREP1 family protein has protein sequence METLPKPWFDLAKYREVRLKEALYEAELAERFLEEGFVRNAAGKAFQAWKTLVAAYAVDKVEELKNAFPGRKKPRGMRGRAESALWVLAIMPTTALKQVAQIVGGDVDIYTDKALWIHEYQYDGPDPQAILSPYPDDEVAVRDIKRLVEKVRELAERQLRR, from the coding sequence GTGGAGACGTTGCCAAAGCCGTGGTTCGACTTGGCCAAGTACAGGGAGGTTAGGCTCAAGGAGGCCCTATACGAGGCGGAACTCGCGGAGCGTTTCTTGGAGGAGGGCTTTGTGAGAAACGCCGCTGGGAAGGCCTTTCAAGCTTGGAAGACCCTCGTGGCGGCCTACGCCGTCGACAAAGTTGAAGAGTTGAAGAATGCCTTCCCCGGGCGTAAGAAGCCTAGGGGGATGCGGGGCAGAGCTGAGAGTGCCCTCTGGGTGTTGGCCATAATGCCCACCACTGCCCTGAAGCAGGTGGCGCAGATCGTAGGCGGCGACGTGGACATCTACACAGACAAGGCGCTGTGGATCCACGAGTACCAGTACGACGGCCCCGATCCCCAAGCCATCCTCAGCCCATACCCAGACGACGAGGTTGCGGTGAGGGACATAAAGAGGCTTGTGGAAAAGGTGAGAGAACTGGCGGAGAGGCAATTACGGCGTTAG
- a CDS encoding cytochrome b/b6 domain-containing protein: MSSVKYEEVEIASIGYKIAHSLNLVLFTLLAITGVLLLFPGLFNWLAYAVGAPLAAAVGLPATSVGLELGRTSHRFLGMLWGLFLIVYGIYLVMFNRVRIFDALRKPISHQIREASALTKHYLLGKPLPEDVAKNLERHNVLVAYMTILLFIGVVLLSASGVLMVYRDVLGLSLNDFRLLLLMHDLGFYLSLIFVLLHLFASLHPSNRPLLVAMFGYGKVSLEWVQKHMPRFLSRVQRG; the protein is encoded by the coding sequence ATGTCTAGTGTAAAATATGAAGAAGTAGAGATTGCCTCTATAGGTTATAAAATAGCTCACAGTTTAAATCTTGTATTATTTACATTGTTAGCTATCACTGGAGTATTGTTGCTCTTTCCGGGGCTGTTTAACTGGTTGGCCTACGCCGTTGGGGCGCCGCTGGCCGCCGCCGTCGGCCTGCCTGCCACCTCTGTGGGCCTTGAGCTAGGCCGCACAAGCCACAGATTTCTCGGTATGCTGTGGGGCCTCTTCCTCATCGTCTATGGCATATACCTAGTGATGTTTAACAGAGTGCGGATTTTTGACGCGTTGAGGAAGCCCATTAGTCACCAGATTAGAGAGGCCTCAGCCCTTACTAAGCACTATCTCTTGGGCAAGCCGCTCCCAGAAGATGTGGCAAAGAACTTGGAAAGACACAACGTCCTTGTAGCTTACATGACCATACTCCTATTCATCGGAGTTGTCCTCCTCTCGGCGAGCGGGGTGTTAATGGTCTATAGAGACGTGCTTGGCCTCTCGTTAAACGACTTTAGGCTTCTCCTACTCATGCACGACTTGGGCTTCTACCTCTCGCTGATATTCGTCCTCTTGCACCTCTTTGCCTCTCTGCACCCCTCCAATAGGCCTCTACTAGTGGCTATGTTTGGATATGGCAAAGTGTCGCTTGAGTGGGTGCAGAAACACATGCCGAGGTTTTTAAGCCGTGTCCAAAGAGGTTGA
- a CDS encoding formate dehydrogenase accessory sulfurtransferase FdhD, translating to MWREVNGIKVAVDELYQVFVNGELVATAVASPQDLDELALGLLYADGYIDTVEEVSELRVEGRKIIARIRRRASPSFKAVEDCDVVKGGRREVRLVEARLDVEKLRALVAEFGKFTMPTAEPSLAMHTSALLDEKGWLVVHDVSRHSSMLKLVGKALKEGRRGPLVFTTGRASSDLVARGAAIGASIMVSIRGPLNSGVETACALGVTLVANVRGRGLTPLCNPWRLKI from the coding sequence ATGTGGCGGGAGGTCAACGGGATTAAGGTAGCCGTAGACGAGCTATACCAAGTGTTTGTAAACGGCGAGCTAGTTGCCACTGCTGTGGCAAGCCCCCAGGACTTAGACGAACTGGCGCTCGGCCTCCTCTACGCAGATGGGTACATAGACACTGTGGAGGAGGTGAGCGAGTTGAGAGTGGAGGGCCGCAAAATAATCGCCAGAATCAGGCGCCGGGCGTCGCCCTCGTTTAAGGCAGTGGAGGACTGCGACGTGGTAAAGGGCGGCCGCCGCGAGGTCCGGCTCGTGGAGGCCCGGCTGGATGTGGAGAAGCTGAGGGCGCTCGTGGCTGAGTTTGGGAAATTCACCATGCCCACTGCCGAGCCGAGCTTGGCCATGCACACCTCCGCCCTCTTGGATGAAAAGGGGTGGCTAGTGGTTCATGACGTGAGTAGGCACAGTTCCATGCTTAAGCTCGTGGGCAAGGCGCTTAAGGAGGGCAGGAGGGGGCCCTTGGTCTTCACCACCGGCAGAGCCTCGTCCGACTTGGTGGCAAGGGGCGCGGCCATCGGGGCCTCTATCATGGTAAGCATTAGAGGCCCACTAAACAGCGGCGTAGAGACCGCCTGCGCCCTGGGCGTAACGCTAGTGGCTAACGTGAGAGGAAGAGGACTGACACCCCTATGTAACCCATGGCGCCTTAAAATTTAA
- a CDS encoding 4Fe-4S dicluster domain-containing protein — protein MSPATSRQGYAVLVDLDKCIGCRACQLACKDWNGLTATKTEFSPTLAQPPSLTAQDWKVVFFYEGVVQKGLKTPAGEVVFSQVDIAPLPYNCLHCVDAPCARACPAGAIVTTPEGAVVINKDLCIGCGYCENACPFNVPKKGQDGKYYKCTFCVDRIQNGRAPACVEVCPTGVFTFGPIEEVTKAAREEQSKGRVVYGLDLDPYVGGQVRWVFVASRRSFAVEQHFPKASTVVSNSIREYLRQAATYLAPAAALGLTILGLAAWRQSRVEKKHER, from the coding sequence ATGTCGCCGGCAACCTCCCGCCAAGGCTACGCGGTATTGGTGGACTTAGACAAGTGTATTGGCTGTAGGGCGTGCCAGCTGGCGTGTAAAGACTGGAACGGGCTAACTGCCACAAAGACGGAGTTCAGCCCCACGCTTGCCCAGCCGCCGTCGCTGACTGCGCAAGACTGGAAGGTAGTCTTCTTCTACGAGGGGGTTGTGCAGAAGGGGTTGAAGACCCCCGCCGGCGAGGTGGTCTTCTCGCAGGTGGACATAGCGCCGTTGCCCTACAACTGTCTCCACTGTGTCGACGCTCCTTGTGCCAGGGCGTGTCCCGCAGGTGCCATTGTGACTACGCCAGAGGGAGCAGTGGTGATAAACAAGGACTTGTGCATCGGATGCGGCTATTGTGAAAATGCGTGTCCCTTCAACGTCCCCAAGAAGGGGCAGGACGGGAAGTACTACAAGTGCACCTTCTGCGTAGACAGAATTCAAAACGGCCGTGCCCCCGCCTGCGTCGAGGTCTGCCCCACCGGCGTCTTCACCTTTGGGCCCATAGAAGAGGTAACAAAGGCGGCGAGAGAGGAGCAGTCCAAGGGGAGGGTCGTGTACGGCCTCGACTTAGACCCCTACGTGGGCGGCCAAGTGAGGTGGGTATTCGTGGCGTCTAGGAGGAGCTTTGCAGTGGAGCAACACTTCCCCAAGGCCTCCACCGTGGTGTCGAATTCCATAAGGGAGTACCTGAGGCAGGCTGCTACCTATTTGGCGCCGGCGGCGGCCTTGGGGCTGACAATCCTCGGCCTAGCGGCTTGGCGCCAGTCTAGAGTGGAGAAGAAGCACGAAAGATAA
- a CDS encoding formate dehydrogenase accessory protein FdhE domain-containing protein, with protein MSKEVEIVCGGDSHCVEEVRRAVEEIRSLFSTPIPEPHLSSLSPPLVDQVANMAEIVDAVGDEAAARLVVASRLAKRFAQRFAEWSGDRCPICGSAPRLFVVVPRPGEIFESRERYAKCVCGFSWLHEGWWRCPNCGAEGRQNFDVYIREGLEGAVFYRCRRCGFAYVEYQGLPREDLEYLLRIVVGHVAGGQRD; from the coding sequence GTGTCCAAAGAGGTTGAGATAGTCTGCGGGGGGGACTCCCACTGTGTTGAGGAGGTGAGGCGGGCGGTTGAGGAAATCCGATCCCTTTTTTCAACGCCAATACCGGAGCCCCATCTCTCCTCTCTATCTCCCCCCCTCGTGGACCAAGTGGCCAACATGGCTGAGATTGTGGACGCGGTGGGGGATGAGGCCGCGGCAAGGCTGGTGGTGGCGTCTAGGCTTGCGAAGAGGTTTGCGCAGAGGTTCGCCGAGTGGAGCGGCGACAGGTGCCCCATCTGTGGAAGTGCCCCAAGGCTCTTCGTCGTGGTGCCCCGGCCCGGGGAGATTTTTGAGTCTAGGGAGAGGTACGCCAAGTGCGTCTGCGGCTTCTCGTGGCTACACGAGGGGTGGTGGCGTTGCCCCAACTGCGGCGCCGAGGGGCGTCAAAACTTCGACGTATATATAAGAGAGGGGCTGGAGGGGGCCGTGTTCTATAGGTGCAGGAGGTGCGGCTTCGCCTACGTGGAATACCAGGGCCTGCCCCGGGAGGACTTGGAATACCTCTTGAGAATTGTGGTGGGCCATGTGGCGGGAGGTCAACGGGATTAA
- a CDS encoding ferritin-like domain-containing protein translates to MVEFLGNVDKNVIVKRLLSAYADEWIAAYYYTLTAYAVKGPLSEEIAEHFLKEAEEEIGKHAKMIADRLQDFDVDPPREFAKLWEISGCKYPALPEDPYDIDAWIMAAVKAEECAIEAYRELYRITHGVDPVTEELAEEILADEVRHRTSLKNLLSKARGT, encoded by the coding sequence ATGGTTGAGTTCCTTGGCAACGTGGATAAGAATGTGATTGTGAAAAGGCTACTGTCTGCATATGCTGACGAGTGGATTGCTGCTTACTACTACACGTTAACTGCCTACGCGGTTAAGGGCCCGCTCTCGGAGGAAATCGCCGAGCACTTCCTCAAGGAGGCCGAAGAGGAGATTGGAAAACACGCCAAGATGATTGCAGACAGACTACAAGACTTTGACGTTGATCCCCCCAGGGAGTTCGCAAAGCTCTGGGAAATCTCGGGGTGCAAATATCCAGCTCTCCCAGAGGATCCCTACGACATAGATGCGTGGATTATGGCCGCGGTCAAGGCTGAGGAATGCGCAATTGAGGCCTACAGAGAGCTGTACCGCATAACCCACGGAGTAGACCCAGTCACAGAGGAGTTGGCAGAGGAAATTTTAGCAGACGAAGTACGCCACAGAACCTCGCTGAAGAACTTGTTGAGCAAAGCCCGCGGAACTTAG